The Pan troglodytes isolate AG18354 chromosome 7, NHGRI_mPanTro3-v2.0_pri, whole genome shotgun sequence genome has a window encoding:
- the KLF10 gene encoding Krueppel-like factor 10 isoform X1, translating to MLNFGASLQQTAEERMEMISERPKESMYSWNKTAEKSDFEAVEALMSMSCSWKSDFKKYVENRPVTPVSDLSEEENLLPGTPDFHTIPAFCLTPPYSPSDFEPSQVSNLMAPAPSTVHFKSLSDTAKPHIAAPFKEEEKSPVSAPKLPKAQATSVIRHTADAQLCNHQSCPMKAASILNYQDNSFRRRTHLNVEAARKNIPCAAVSPNRSKCERNTVADVDEKASAALYDFSVPSSETVICRSQPAPVSPQQKSVLVSPPAVSAGGVPPMPVICQMVPLPANNPVVTTVVPSTPPSQPPAVCPPVVFMGTQVPKGAVMFVVPQPVVQSSKPPVVSPNGTRLSPIAPAPGFSPSAAKVTPQIDSSRIRSHICSHPGCGKTYFKSSHLKAHTRTHTGEKPFSCSWKGCERRFARSDELSRHRRTHTGEKKFACPMCDRRFMRSDHLTKHARRHLSAKKLPNWQMEVSKLNDIALPPTPAPTQ from the exons ATGCTCAACTTCGGTGCCTCTCTCCAGCAGACTGCG gaggaaagaatggaaaTGATTTCTGAAAGGCCAAAAGAGAGTATGTATTCCTGGAACAAAACTGCAGAGAAAAGTGATTTTGAAGCTGTAGAAGCACTTATGTCAATGAGCTGCAGTTGGAAGTCTGATTTTAAGAAATACGTTGAAAACAGACCTGTTACACCAGTATCTGATTTGTCAGAGGAAGAGAATCTGCTTCCGGGAACACCTGATTTTCATACAATCCCAGCATTT tGTTTGACTCCACCTTACAGTCCTTCTGACTTTGAACCCTCTCAAGTGTCAAATCTGATGGCACCAGCGCCATCTACTGTACACTTCAAGTCACTCTCAGATACTGCCAAACCTCACATTGCCGCACCtttcaaagaggaagaaaagagccCAGTATCTGCCCCCAAACTCCCCAAAGCTCAGGCAACAAGTGTGATTCGCCATACAGCTGATGCCCAGCTATGTAACCACCAGTCCTGCCCAATGAAAGCAGCCAGCATCCTCAACTATCAGGACAATTCTTTTAGAAGAAGAACCCACCTAAATGTTGAGGCTGCAAGAAAGAACATACCATGTGCCGCTGTGTCACCAAACAGATCCAAATGTGAGAGAAACACAGTGGCAGATGTTGATGAGAAAGCAAGTGCTGCACTTTATGACTTTTCTGTGCCTTCCTCAGAGACGGTCATCTGCAGGTCTCAGCCAGCCCCTGTGTCCCCACAACAGAAGTCAGTGTTGGTCTCTCCACCTGCAGTATCTGCAGGGGGAGTGCCACCTATGCCGGTCATCTGCCAGATGGTTCCCCTTCCTGCCAACAACCCTGTTGTGACAACAGTCGTTCCCAGCACTCCTCCCAGCCAGCCACCAGCCGTTTGCCCCCCTGTTGTGTTCATGGGCACACAAGTCCCCAAAGGCGCTGTCATGTTTGTGGTACCCCAGCCCGTTGTGCAGAGTTCAAAGCCTCCGGTGGTGAGCCCGAATGGCACCAGACTCTCTCCCATTGCCCCTGCTCCTGGGTTTTCCCCTTCAGCAGCAAAGGTCACTCCTCAGATTGATTCATCAAGGATAAGGAGTCACATCTGTAGCCACCCAGGATGTGGCAAGACATACTTTAAAAGTTCCCATCTGAAGGCCCACACGAGGACGCACACAG GAGAAAAGCCTTTCAGCTGTAGCTGGAAAGGTTGTGAAAGGAGGTTTGCCCGTTCTGATGAACTGTCCAGACACAGGCGAACCCACACGGGTGAGAAGAAATTTGCGTGCCCCATGTGTGACCGGCGGTTCATGAGGAGTGACCATTTGACCAAGCATGCCCGGCGCCATCTATCAGCCAAGAAGCTACCAAACTGGCAGATGGAAGTGAGCAAGCTAAATGACATTGCTCTACCTCCAACCCCTGCTCCCACACAGTGA
- the KLF10 gene encoding Krueppel-like factor 10 isoform X2 codes for MEERMEMISERPKESMYSWNKTAEKSDFEAVEALMSMSCSWKSDFKKYVENRPVTPVSDLSEEENLLPGTPDFHTIPAFCLTPPYSPSDFEPSQVSNLMAPAPSTVHFKSLSDTAKPHIAAPFKEEEKSPVSAPKLPKAQATSVIRHTADAQLCNHQSCPMKAASILNYQDNSFRRRTHLNVEAARKNIPCAAVSPNRSKCERNTVADVDEKASAALYDFSVPSSETVICRSQPAPVSPQQKSVLVSPPAVSAGGVPPMPVICQMVPLPANNPVVTTVVPSTPPSQPPAVCPPVVFMGTQVPKGAVMFVVPQPVVQSSKPPVVSPNGTRLSPIAPAPGFSPSAAKVTPQIDSSRIRSHICSHPGCGKTYFKSSHLKAHTRTHTGEKPFSCSWKGCERRFARSDELSRHRRTHTGEKKFACPMCDRRFMRSDHLTKHARRHLSAKKLPNWQMEVSKLNDIALPPTPAPTQ; via the exons ATG gaggaaagaatggaaaTGATTTCTGAAAGGCCAAAAGAGAGTATGTATTCCTGGAACAAAACTGCAGAGAAAAGTGATTTTGAAGCTGTAGAAGCACTTATGTCAATGAGCTGCAGTTGGAAGTCTGATTTTAAGAAATACGTTGAAAACAGACCTGTTACACCAGTATCTGATTTGTCAGAGGAAGAGAATCTGCTTCCGGGAACACCTGATTTTCATACAATCCCAGCATTT tGTTTGACTCCACCTTACAGTCCTTCTGACTTTGAACCCTCTCAAGTGTCAAATCTGATGGCACCAGCGCCATCTACTGTACACTTCAAGTCACTCTCAGATACTGCCAAACCTCACATTGCCGCACCtttcaaagaggaagaaaagagccCAGTATCTGCCCCCAAACTCCCCAAAGCTCAGGCAACAAGTGTGATTCGCCATACAGCTGATGCCCAGCTATGTAACCACCAGTCCTGCCCAATGAAAGCAGCCAGCATCCTCAACTATCAGGACAATTCTTTTAGAAGAAGAACCCACCTAAATGTTGAGGCTGCAAGAAAGAACATACCATGTGCCGCTGTGTCACCAAACAGATCCAAATGTGAGAGAAACACAGTGGCAGATGTTGATGAGAAAGCAAGTGCTGCACTTTATGACTTTTCTGTGCCTTCCTCAGAGACGGTCATCTGCAGGTCTCAGCCAGCCCCTGTGTCCCCACAACAGAAGTCAGTGTTGGTCTCTCCACCTGCAGTATCTGCAGGGGGAGTGCCACCTATGCCGGTCATCTGCCAGATGGTTCCCCTTCCTGCCAACAACCCTGTTGTGACAACAGTCGTTCCCAGCACTCCTCCCAGCCAGCCACCAGCCGTTTGCCCCCCTGTTGTGTTCATGGGCACACAAGTCCCCAAAGGCGCTGTCATGTTTGTGGTACCCCAGCCCGTTGTGCAGAGTTCAAAGCCTCCGGTGGTGAGCCCGAATGGCACCAGACTCTCTCCCATTGCCCCTGCTCCTGGGTTTTCCCCTTCAGCAGCAAAGGTCACTCCTCAGATTGATTCATCAAGGATAAGGAGTCACATCTGTAGCCACCCAGGATGTGGCAAGACATACTTTAAAAGTTCCCATCTGAAGGCCCACACGAGGACGCACACAG GAGAAAAGCCTTTCAGCTGTAGCTGGAAAGGTTGTGAAAGGAGGTTTGCCCGTTCTGATGAACTGTCCAGACACAGGCGAACCCACACGGGTGAGAAGAAATTTGCGTGCCCCATGTGTGACCGGCGGTTCATGAGGAGTGACCATTTGACCAAGCATGCCCGGCGCCATCTATCAGCCAAGAAGCTACCAAACTGGCAGATGGAAGTGAGCAAGCTAAATGACATTGCTCTACCTCCAACCCCTGCTCCCACACAGTGA